A stretch of DNA from Bactrocera neohumeralis isolate Rockhampton chromosome 6, APGP_CSIRO_Bneo_wtdbg2-racon-allhic-juicebox.fasta_v2, whole genome shotgun sequence:
ATGCTTAATATTGTAAGGAAAGAAATCGAAGCTGTGGAGAAATCCCGTGTAACCCTCACGCCGCCCTTAATATACCCAGGGTATTGCATATGATAACTAACTTTGCCTGCAATATTAGGTACCATCTGATCTAATTAAATCAGACCTTTAAAGCGAATTCATGGTGGACCACACCATTTAACAGACTTTTTGACTCATTATTAGTGCGCTATTCGCTAGTTTATTGAACAGTTTTGACTTATTATTCAAAAACCCATATCTCATCATCGGTAATGGTGTTTTTGATGAAAGTAGCGTCCTCCTGCTACGTTATCAAGCGTCTCCTTTGTGACCTCTACTCGCGATTGTTTCAGTCTGAGTACATTTTGATCAGATGATGTAAGCACTGTACACTTCTTTTGGTTTTAGCCAACAAGTCAAAAAGGAAAAATCAAAGTAGTATAAAATGAATAGTGAACAAATTTAGACGTTAATTGAATCAATTAAATTTAGAGAGTATTAACCTATCAACTTTTTAATCTAGAACTTAATTGCTTCAGATAAATACCTTTCCAGAGtagaaaagaataaaaaagttGGAAGGGTTTGAGAATTTGACAAGTTGTcaaatgtaaatttaaggctAATTGAGTATATCTAATCGAGTCGGTCTGAATAGCAAAAGAAGCGACTCAATTTACTACCTAATTGTAAGGGCAAAAACTCGTTTTGAATATGAAGATAAGGCATAACAAAGTAACAATGAATAAACTTAAGTACTAAGTAATTGAGTATGTCTAATTGACTACTTTTGAATAAAAGACTCAATTACTTGGCAACAATATTTTACAGAGCtttgagaaaaatatatgtaaatattttggcccactcatgattataaattattaaaaaggaaaaacagaATGTTTGATTTAAGTTCgagatttaatttttcaaataataacgAACAGATGCAACTTAATTAATTagacaaattaataataataaatttaggaTATATAAGGCTTacttaaattttcttatataattttGGCCTTCCTTTGTATGATTTCAGCTTGGAATAAGTCACACATAATACTTACCTTAATTAAGcaacaatttttgaattatttaacaCACTCTCTTCTTATTTCAACAGCAACGAAATAGTCGAAGCTGAGCCGCTCTCATGGAAATTTTGGAAGAAGCGTCGCTATGTTGTTGTCTTCTTGGCATTCCTCGgtttctttaatgtttactcGCTGCGCGTTAACCTCAGTGTGGCCATAGTGGCAATGACTGAGAATCGCACAGTGATCGATGATGCTGGCAATATTTCGTATGAACAAGATTTTCCTTGGGATTCAAAGCAGCGGGGACTGATATTGAGTTCATTCTTCTACGGTTACATAACAACACAGTTCATTGGCGGTTTTATTGGCGCCAAAATCGGTGGCAACATTGTGAGTTAATGCGCATGCGCTTGGCGTTTATGTTAACATGATTgtcaatattgatatatttctttttatatttgctgtttTTAGGTGTTTGGCTTGGGTATCGGTACTACTGCGCTGCTAACGCTGCTCACACCCTTGGCCGCTAAGCATAGCTTGGAAATGTTTCTTGCTGTGCGCATCATTGAAGGTGTTTTTGAGGTGAAtatccaaaaactttttttgactaCGAAGAATCGGAAGGGTTGCTTGGGTGTGACCATGTTTGAGTGCCCAAGTTTATAaagaatatacaaattttaataaaacccaTTTTTTGTGAGGAAAGCTCCCACTAGGTAAACGTATAAAGCTTAAAGCTCACTGACTTTAATCGAACTTCAGAGTTTACCAATTTGAAAACTCTATCATGCTCTGTTCATTTGTTATAGAGATCATATAATTAGAtgaaaatttttgccaaaaaggTCGAGGAAGCACCTGGGTCTACTTCATCAGAATGTTCAACTAGCGTCGAACTTTAGAGCAACCAGCTATAAAAGCTCATTTATATCAGACAAACGAAGTCTAGGTTGTAATCGAGccatatgaaattttttaacttttctggATCAAATTCCATCTTTTATTTGTGAATCACTAAATTAGTTCCCATTTCTCAAGTTAGAATTTTGCCAACTTCCCAACTTAAGGGCTTATCAGTTAAGTAGGTGGAAATTCGATATCTACCGAGTATTACTATATTTCTACTAAACAAGATGAAtatcatattaatattatatttccttCTTCATCCTTCTAACCTTACTAACTTCCCTCGTACTCTTTCAAGGGCGTCACCTTCCCCTGCATACACGCTGTCTGGTCGCGTTGGTCACCACCGCTGGAACGTTCACGCATGGCCTCCATTGCTTTTGCGGGCAATTACGCCGGTACCGTTATAGCTATGCCTTCATCGGGTCTCTTAGCCTCGGCTTACGGCTGGGAGAGTGTTTTCTACGTATTCGGCACAATAGGTTTAATATGGTTCTTCATATGGATCTTGGTGGTGCGTTCGGGCCCGGATCGTGATCGTTTCTGCTCGGACGATGAACGTGAGTTTATACAAAAGAAAATCGGTTATGGCAGCAATAAGCAAATCAAACACCCCTGGAAGGCGATATTCACCTCGAAACCATTCTATGCGATTATCGCTTCACATTTCTCCGAAAATTGGGGTTTCTACACGCTGCTCACGCAACTGCCCACATTTTTGAAAGGTGTGTTTATATACTCATATTCTTGgtgtaaataattttgtgatttcaacttttccaacattttagATACGCTCAACTTCAATCTGGATAAGACTGGCTTCGTTTCGGCAGTACCCTACCTGGCTATGGGCATACTGCTCGGTGTCTCCGGCTACTTGGCTGATTGGTTGCAGATTAAGAAGATCTTGACCACCACGCAAGTGCGTCGCTACTTCAATTGCGCTGCCTTCCTCGCTCAGACCATTTTTATGATACTCACTGCCTACCTCTCGGATCCAACATGGTCGGTGGTTTGCATCACCATAGCAGTGGGCTTGGGTGCCTTCGCGTGGTCGGGTTTCGCGTGAGTGTCCTAAAAGTTGCTCTATTATATTCATCAAACTCATTAAACTTTTCTTGTGTTTTAGTGTCAACCATTTGGATATTGCGCCACAACACGCCAGCGTTTTGATGGGCATCGGCAACACGTTCGCCACCATTCCCGGCATTGTCAGCCCCCTTTTGACTGGCTACTTGGTCACGGAAAAAACGGCTGAAGAGTGGAAAGCGGTGTTCTTCATTTCGGCCGGTATCTATCTCATCGGTTGTGTCATCTATTGGTTGTGGGCTTCGGGTGAACTGCAAGAATGGGCGAAGACACCCGAACAAAAGGCGGCAGAGGCTGAGGAGCGTCAAAGTGCTGTGTTGGCTAAGAGCAATGGCAAGGAGGGTTATGTGAACACGGCAGCTGAGTTCAAGGAGCAATaattcatatttacatacacacaagcatacatacatacattaccacatatatacatagatgtgtGTACATACGGAAAAGTTGTGATACAGAGTGTAAGAAGCAGCGCAGAGGCGAATCTTGTGCATATCCCTATAAATTGGTCATAATGATGTAATAATTAGTTAAGCGAAAACGTTTGTTTGTAGATATATGCCTAGCTTAAGTGTAAGTGTTCAGTGAACAAATCATATTTGAACGACTTTCGAaagtaaatataacaaatacCTAGTATTTTTAAAGAAGAACGCTGACTTGTTTATTTCAaggcctaaaagtaggcaatatTATTTCATATAGCGCAAAGATATTGCCCAGTAGGAAATTGGAAAGCGACGTGATTATATACTTACCAAgctatatgtacacatacatacatatatgttatttactataaatttattatattatctaTTAAATTTTCAAGGCTTTGATTGCAAAAAATCTGAAATCTCAtttgcaaaaatgtaaaaaaattactaaaggtcaaaataaaataatttaattgaattgctGTTAGATATGAATAGCGGAATGAACTctagaagcaaaaaaaaaaataaccaaaacgaaatctgtttttcaatatttcgctAAGGGTTATATAAACTTgtgaaaataatcgattttattgATCCAGCAGATTGTGCTCCATTTTGagtttcttaaattattttgaagaaaaatcacagaaactgaaaatttaatggggaatgtttattatcatacgaaagaatattctttggcatttatttcctGAAGgttatctctttaaaaatttgggtgcgtctcagatggtccatccgttgagttcaactTTCGATGACTCCTTCGCGCATTTCGagtgataactggcgaatgacacgtgtgatCTTCTGCTCCAAGACCTCCAgactttacattttacatattcccacaggaaaaagtctaacggtgtgatatcacacaatcttggtggctaatcgaccGGCCGAAAACATGATATCTGCTAACCGAaatgttctttcaaaaaatacattcattgatgcgatgtgtggaaagtggcgccgtcttgttgaaaccaaatgtcgctgagatcacgagtttcaatttcaggcaccaaACAGTTGGTTATCATAACACTC
This window harbors:
- the LOC126760965 gene encoding sialin; the protein is MEDVVKSEKFNGHKMEIAHHDPNEIVEAEPLSWKFWKKRRYVVVFLAFLGFFNVYSLRVNLSVAIVAMTENRTVIDDAGNISYEQDFPWDSKQRGLILSSFFYGYITTQFIGGFIGAKIGGNIVFGLGIGTTALLTLLTPLAAKHSLEMFLAVRIIEGVFEGVTFPCIHAVWSRWSPPLERSRMASIAFAGNYAGTVIAMPSSGLLASAYGWESVFYVFGTIGLIWFFIWILVVRSGPDRDRFCSDDEREFIQKKIGYGSNKQIKHPWKAIFTSKPFYAIIASHFSENWGFYTLLTQLPTFLKDTLNFNLDKTGFVSAVPYLAMGILLGVSGYLADWLQIKKILTTTQVRRYFNCAAFLAQTIFMILTAYLSDPTWSVVCITIAVGLGAFAWSGFAVNHLDIAPQHASVLMGIGNTFATIPGIVSPLLTGYLVTEKTAEEWKAVFFISAGIYLIGCVIYWLWASGELQEWAKTPEQKAAEAEERQSAVLAKSNGKEGYVNTAAEFKEQ